The following are from one region of the Platichthys flesus chromosome 2, fPlaFle2.1, whole genome shotgun sequence genome:
- the rpl22 gene encoding 60S ribosomal protein L22 gives MAPLKKQVVKKSGGKRKKQILKFTLDCTHPVEDGIMDAANFEQYLQERIKVNGKAGSLGGGVVSIERSKSKIAVNSEVPFSKRYLKYLTKKYLKKNNLRDWLRVVANTKESYELRYFQINQDEEEEEEED, from the exons ATGGCCCCGTTG AAAAAACAGGTGGTCAAGAAGTCGggtggaaagaggaagaagcagatcCTGAAGTTCACCCTGGACTGCACTCACCCGGTGGAAGATGGCATCATGGACGCTGCCAACTTT GAGCAGTACCTGCAGGAGCGCATCAAGGTGAACGGCAAAGCTGGAAGCCTCGGAGGTGGAGTTGTTTCCATCGAGAGGAGCAAGAGCAAAATTGCTGTGAACTCTGAGGTTCCCTTCTCCAAGAG GTACTTGAAATATCTGACCAAGAAGTATCTGAAAAAGAACAACCTCAGGGACTGGTTGAGAGTCGTGGCCAACACCAAGGAGAGCTATGAGCTGCGCTACTTCCAGATCAaccaggatgaagaggaggaggaagaggaagattaA
- the zpr1 gene encoding zinc finger protein ZPR1, which translates to MSVISEESVRGGSVFKDLSADDEDWQPTEIESLCMNCYENGSTRLLLTRIPFFKEVIVSSFRCEHCNWSNTEIQSAGRIQDQGVCYTLKVRTKKDLDREVVKADSATTRIPELDFEIPPFTQKGSLSTIEGLLDRAVAGLEQDQAVRRASHPEVAEKIEEFIQKLKKLKDMESEFTLVIEDPSGNSFVENPQAPQKDEALTLTRFKRTMQQEMQLGIRADDDLEEEPAGNDLDTMRNEVLVFNTNCPECNAPASTNMKLVQIPHFKEVIIMATNCDSCGHRTNEVKSGGATEDQGSKITLHITDPSDMSRDLLKSETCFVLIPELDFELGMAALGGKFTTLEGLLKDIKDLIVSKNPFMCGDSVDSDRVSKLAEFGEKIEDVIAVRRDVHLILDDPAGNSYMQNVYAPDPDPEMTYERYTRTAEQNSDLGLDGMKTEGYQEEESTASTQ; encoded by the coding sequence ATGTCTGTGATCTCCGAGGAGAGCGTGCGAGGCGGCAGCGTCTTCAAAGACCTCAGCGCCGACGATGAGGACTGGCAGCCCACCGAGATCGAGAGCCTGTGTATGAACTGCTACGAGAACGGCTCGACCCGCCTGCTGCTCACCCGGATCCCCTTCTTCAAGGAGGTCATTGTCAGCTCCTTCCGCTGCGAACACTGCAACTGGTCCAACACTGAGATCCAGTCCGCGGGCCGGATCCAGGACCAGGGCGTGTGCTACACCCTCAAGGTCCGAACCAAGAAGGACCTGGACCGAGAGGTGGTGAAGGCGGACTCCGCCACCACCAGGATCCCCGAGCTGGATTTTGAGATCCCACCCTTCACCCAGAagggctccctctccaccatcgAGGGGCTGCTGGACCGGGCGGTCGCAGGGCTGGAGCAGGACCAAGCTGTCAGGCGGGCCAGTCACCCCGAGGTGGCCGAGAAGATCGAGGAGTTCATCCAGAagctgaagaagctgaaggataTGGAGAGCGAGTTCACTCTGGTGATCGAGGACCCGTCCGGCAACAGTTTTGTGGAGAACCCGCAGGCCCCTCAGAAGGACGAGGCCCTCACCTTGACCCGGTTCAAGCGGACGATGCAGCAGGAGATGCAGCTGGGCATCAGGGCCGACGACGACCTGGAAGAGGAGCCAGCAGGCAACGACCTGGACACCATGAGGAACGAGGTGCTGGTCTTCAACACCAACTGCCCAGAATGCAACGCGCCCGCCTCCACCAACATGAAGCTGGTCCAGATCCCTCACTTCAAGGAGGTCATCATCATGGCCACCAACTGCGACAGCTGCGGCCACCGGACCAATGAGGTGAAGTCGGGGGGCGCCACGGAGGACCAGGGCTCCAAGATCACCCTGCACATCACCGACCCCTCGGACATGAGCCGAGACCTGCTCAAGTCGGAGACGTGCTTCGTCCTCATCCCGGAGCTGGACTTTGAGCTGGGGATGGCGGCGCTCGGCGGGAAGTTCACCACCCTGGAGGGGCTGCTGAAGGACATCAAGGACCTGATCGTCTCCAAGAACCCCTTCATGTGCGGCGACAGCGTGGACTCCGACCGGGTGTCCAAGCTGGCCGAGTTCGGGGAGAAGATAGAGGACGTTATCGCGGTGAGAAGGGACGTCCACCTCATCCTGGACGACCCGGCGGGGAACAGCTACATGCAGAACGTGTACGCCCCTGATCCTGACCCTGAGATGACTTACGAGCGGTACACTCGCACGGCTGAGCAGAATTCAGATCTCGGTCTGGACGGCATGAAGACGGAGGGATACCAGGAAGAGGAGTCAACAGCCAGCACTCAGTGA